From Draconibacterium halophilum, one genomic window encodes:
- a CDS encoding zinc-binding dehydrogenase, whose protein sequence is MKTKAVRLYGKKDLRVEEFELPQINEDEILAKVITDSLCMSSYKAANQASDHKRIPDDIAENPIMIGHEFAGEIVEVGANWQDKFKSGQKFSIQPAIYYEDGPVGVLSAPGYSYKYIGGDATYVIIPKDVLVQDCLLAYEGPGYYPASLAEPLSCVIGAMHANYHTTAGSYVHKMEIVDGGKMAILAGVGPMGLAAINYVLRREDRKPSLMVVTDIDQTRLDRAAELYTVEFAKERGIELKYINTAEMADPVAGLKELTGGTGYDDVFVFAPVAPVVEQGDAILGFDGCLNFFAGPSNTEFSAKMNFYNVHYAYTHIVGTSGGNTDDMKEALEIMTAGLDPAGLVTHIGGLNTVPEATLSLPNIPGGKKLIYPHFDFPLTAIDDFEEKGKENPVYVELDKLCKKYMGLWNVEAEAYLLENGEKL, encoded by the coding sequence ATGAAGACAAAAGCAGTTCGATTATACGGTAAAAAAGACCTTCGGGTAGAAGAATTTGAATTACCACAAATTAACGAAGATGAGATTTTGGCAAAAGTAATAACCGACAGCCTTTGTATGTCGAGTTACAAAGCAGCCAACCAGGCAAGCGACCACAAACGTATTCCGGATGATATTGCCGAGAATCCGATTATGATTGGGCATGAATTTGCCGGAGAAATTGTTGAAGTAGGAGCAAACTGGCAAGATAAATTTAAGTCAGGTCAGAAATTTTCAATTCAGCCGGCAATTTATTACGAAGATGGTCCGGTTGGTGTGTTAAGTGCTCCTGGTTATTCATACAAATACATTGGCGGTGATGCCACTTATGTGATCATTCCGAAAGATGTGTTGGTACAGGATTGTTTGCTGGCCTATGAAGGACCGGGTTATTACCCTGCGTCGCTGGCCGAGCCGTTGAGCTGTGTTATTGGTGCTATGCACGCTAATTACCACACCACTGCCGGAAGTTATGTGCACAAGATGGAAATTGTAGATGGTGGGAAAATGGCAATTCTTGCCGGTGTTGGTCCAATGGGATTGGCTGCCATTAATTACGTTTTGCGCCGCGAAGACAGAAAACCATCATTGATGGTGGTTACCGATATCGACCAGACAAGACTGGACAGGGCTGCTGAGCTTTACACTGTTGAATTTGCCAAAGAGCGTGGCATTGAATTAAAATACATCAATACCGCAGAAATGGCCGATCCGGTTGCTGGATTAAAAGAATTAACCGGAGGCACGGGATACGATGATGTCTTTGTTTTTGCTCCGGTTGCTCCTGTAGTTGAGCAAGGCGATGCAATTCTTGGTTTCGATGGTTGTTTGAACTTTTTTGCCGGGCCATCAAACACGGAATTCTCGGCAAAAATGAACTTTTACAATGTTCATTATGCTTATACGCACATTGTTGGAACATCGGGTGGTAACACCGACGATATGAAAGAAGCATTGGAAATTATGACTGCAGGATTAGATCCGGCAGGACTGGTAACCCACATTGGTGGTTTAAATACAGTGCCTGAAGCAACTTTGAGTCTGCCGAATATTCCAGGTGGTAAAAAATTAATTTACCCACATTTTGATTTTCCGCTTACGGCAATTGATGATTTTGAAGAGAAAGGAAAAGAAAATCCGGTGTATGTAGAGCTGGACAAGCTGTGCAAAAAATACATGGGATTATGGAATGTGGAAGCAGAAGCCTATTTATTGGAAAATGGCGAGAAACTTTAG
- a CDS encoding SusC/RagA family TonB-linked outer membrane protein, translating to MKKKSKLNQCNFCNGLLKTLAVTLMLIIVHGTAAFAGSGTALQEKSVTGTVFSTSGESLPGVSILVKGTTRGTISDVDGNFSLNDVRAEDILVFSFIGMKEVEVTVGDQTSIEVTMEDAVIGVDEVVVVGYGTQKKSDVTGSVSSVSEERLAKIPVSNVMQAVQGAVSGVNISQASSIPGESPSIVVRGGGSLTASTSPYVVVDGIPISKMDGSINDINPNDIKSIEILKDASATAIYGMNGANGVILITTKRGKSSAPKIRYSGYYGVEEFAHIPEMVSPEELLNRYAEGNRINGSPLYDAPVKYEYEVENYANNHIIDWIDAVSQTGVQQNHNVSISGGTENMNYYISGDILDQQGVVKGYNYKRYSLRTNIDAQVTDYLKIGTNSSIVHHNRDGGRANLLNAEAMSPYGRMFEEDGSYTIYPMFGETLWANPLLPTTTNPERRQYNVNLNGYAFVTFGDMWKPLTGLTYRLNAGFSYIPRRTSSYTGASVNDQLGTAEIYHAETQAYTIENILRYDRDIDKHHFDVTAVYAAQERNYNNNWAQARDFVNDELDWNRMQAGASSSVSSYADRYASISQMGRLNYVYDSRYLFTFTVRRDGSSVFSDDLKYGTFPSVALGWNMRHENFMANAENITNLKLRLSYGKSGNEAVGVYRTFTTMADRQIALGGITNIAMVTDRLGNSDLSWETKESFNAGLDFGFFDNRINGSVDVYTATNSDLLLARKLPIASGFSSVTSNIGKTSTKGLELTLNTVNISTTDFKWNSSIVFSTNKTEIVELYGDGQDDLGSGWFIGEPIGVIRDYTKVGIWQEDEIANGDHLDWDPVAKPGDVKLADISGPDGVPDGVINDDDRSILGQRAPKWTGGLTNTFSYKNFTFNVFIQTTQGAMRGNAHLSMASDEIERRNSFAEIGYWTPENQSNEWRSLNKNSNPHGYGFPVKNNFTRIKDITLNYDFPSQLTNKIGVDALSMYLSGRNLYTFTDWIGWDPEERSIGRGSNNWDINYPSVRTIVFGINLTL from the coding sequence ATGAAAAAGAAGAGTAAATTGAATCAATGTAATTTCTGCAATGGGCTTTTAAAAACCCTGGCTGTTACATTGATGTTAATCATTGTTCACGGAACAGCAGCATTTGCCGGTTCCGGAACTGCATTACAGGAAAAATCAGTCACTGGTACAGTGTTTAGCACTAGCGGCGAGTCATTACCCGGTGTTTCGATTTTAGTAAAAGGAACAACTCGCGGAACTATTTCCGATGTTGACGGGAACTTTTCGCTTAATGATGTTCGCGCTGAAGATATCCTTGTTTTCTCTTTTATTGGTATGAAAGAGGTTGAGGTAACTGTTGGTGATCAAACCAGCATTGAGGTTACCATGGAAGATGCCGTAATTGGTGTTGACGAGGTTGTGGTAGTAGGTTATGGTACGCAAAAGAAATCGGATGTTACCGGATCAGTAAGTTCCGTATCGGAAGAACGACTGGCAAAAATTCCTGTTTCAAACGTTATGCAGGCCGTTCAGGGAGCGGTTTCCGGCGTTAATATTAGCCAGGCCTCTTCTATCCCGGGAGAGTCTCCTTCAATTGTTGTTCGCGGTGGTGGTTCACTTACCGCTTCTACAAGTCCGTATGTTGTAGTTGACGGTATTCCTATTTCAAAAATGGACGGATCGATCAACGACATCAACCCTAACGACATCAAATCAATCGAGATTTTGAAAGATGCATCGGCTACCGCAATTTATGGTATGAACGGAGCAAACGGTGTAATTTTAATAACTACAAAACGTGGTAAATCATCAGCACCAAAAATCCGTTATTCAGGCTATTACGGAGTAGAGGAATTTGCTCATATTCCGGAAATGGTTTCTCCTGAAGAATTGCTTAACCGCTATGCTGAAGGAAACAGAATCAATGGTTCTCCATTGTATGACGCACCTGTAAAGTATGAATATGAGGTTGAGAACTATGCAAACAACCACATTATCGACTGGATTGACGCAGTTTCACAAACCGGTGTTCAGCAAAATCATAATGTTAGCATTTCTGGTGGAACCGAGAATATGAACTATTACATTTCTGGTGACATATTAGATCAACAAGGTGTTGTTAAAGGTTACAACTACAAACGTTATTCTCTACGTACAAACATTGATGCTCAGGTTACTGATTACTTAAAAATCGGTACCAACTCATCAATCGTTCATCACAACAGAGACGGTGGCCGTGCCAACCTGTTAAATGCTGAGGCGATGAGTCCATACGGAAGAATGTTTGAAGAAGATGGATCGTATACCATTTATCCAATGTTCGGCGAAACGCTTTGGGCAAACCCATTGCTTCCAACAACAACCAATCCTGAAAGACGTCAGTATAACGTGAATTTAAACGGATATGCATTTGTAACATTTGGCGACATGTGGAAACCATTAACCGGGTTAACCTATCGTTTAAATGCAGGTTTCTCGTATATCCCACGCCGAACCAGCAGCTATACCGGAGCATCGGTAAACGACCAGCTGGGAACAGCAGAAATTTACCACGCAGAAACACAAGCGTATACAATTGAGAATATTTTACGTTACGACCGCGATATCGACAAACATCATTTTGATGTTACTGCTGTATATGCTGCCCAGGAAAGAAACTATAACAATAACTGGGCACAAGCGCGCGATTTTGTGAACGACGAACTGGATTGGAACAGAATGCAGGCGGGTGCAAGCTCAAGTGTTAGTTCTTATGCCGACAGGTACGCTTCAATATCGCAAATGGGACGTTTAAATTACGTCTACGACAGCCGTTACTTATTCACATTTACAGTACGTCGTGATGGTTCTTCTGTATTTTCTGACGACTTAAAATATGGTACTTTCCCATCTGTTGCGTTGGGATGGAATATGCGCCACGAAAACTTTATGGCGAATGCTGAAAACATTACCAACCTGAAACTGCGTTTATCGTATGGTAAGTCGGGTAACGAAGCTGTGGGTGTTTACAGAACATTTACAACAATGGCCGACCGCCAAATTGCATTAGGCGGAATAACCAATATTGCAATGGTTACCGACCGTCTAGGAAACAGCGACTTAAGCTGGGAAACAAAAGAAAGTTTTAACGCAGGTTTGGATTTTGGATTCTTTGATAACCGGATAAACGGTTCGGTGGATGTATATACAGCAACAAACTCTGATTTGCTGTTGGCACGAAAACTTCCTATCGCATCTGGATTCTCTTCAGTAACATCAAATATTGGTAAAACTTCAACAAAGGGACTTGAACTTACATTGAATACGGTAAATATTTCTACTACTGATTTTAAGTGGAACAGCTCAATTGTATTCTCTACAAACAAAACTGAGATTGTTGAATTATATGGCGATGGACAGGACGACCTGGGAAGTGGCTGGTTTATTGGCGAACCTATCGGAGTAATCCGCGATTATACCAAAGTGGGAATTTGGCAGGAAGATGAAATTGCCAATGGCGATCATTTAGATTGGGATCCGGTAGCAAAACCAGGTGATGTAAAATTAGCCGACATAAGTGGTCCTGACGGTGTGCCTGACGGAGTGATTAATGACGATGACCGTTCGATTCTGGGACAAAGAGCACCTAAGTGGACCGGTGGTTTAACCAATACATTTAGCTATAAAAACTTCACCTTTAATGTATTTATTCAAACCACACAAGGTGCAATGCGCGGAAATGCTCACCTGAGTATGGCTTCCGACGAAATTGAACGTCGTAACAGTTTTGCCGAAATTGGATACTGGACTCCTGAAAACCAAAGCAACGAATGGCGTTCGCTAAATAAAAATTCAAATCCTCACGGATATGGATTCCCGGTTAAAAATAACTTTACAAGAATTAAAGACATTACACTCAATTACGACTTCCCATCGCAGCTAACCAACAAAATTGGTGTTGATGCATTGAGCATGTATTTGAGTGGTCGTAACCTTTACACCTTCACCGACTGGATTGGCTGGGACCCTGAAGAAAGAAGTATTGGCCGAGGTTCGAACAACTGGGATATCAACTACCCAAGTGTGAGGACAATCGTATTTGGTATTAATCTTACATTATAA
- a CDS encoding glycoside hydrolase family protein, whose product MLKTTSVFILIIFFTSCKTPQNHNQSLSSAIDQSLELATKQSLRMAESLKDQPDKLPQTIGKDGKLVTCNSDWWVSGFFPGVLWYLYENNPEDSLKLWAENYTLRVEDQQFTTDNHDVGFMIFCSFGNGYRITGNPKYKEVIHNASKSLITRFNPTVGCIRSWDYAPWSAKWQYPVIIDNMMNLELLEWSAQTFNDTTFSHVARTHANTTMENHFRDDYSSYHVISYDTITGAVEKKNTAQGYSDDSAWARGQAWGLYGYTMMYRETGKESYLEQANHIADFIINHPNLPEDKIPYWDFDAPDIPNTLRDASAGAIMCSALLELSQYVADYKAKSYLNVAKIQIRTLSSDEYLANPGENANFILKHSVGHMPNRTEIDVPLTYADYYFVEALMRAKELTKQGEL is encoded by the coding sequence ATGTTAAAAACCACTTCTGTTTTTATTCTAATCATTTTTTTTACCAGTTGTAAAACACCACAGAATCATAATCAATCACTAAGTTCGGCAATCGATCAATCGCTTGAGCTTGCCACTAAACAAAGCCTCAGAATGGCCGAATCACTGAAAGATCAACCGGATAAACTTCCCCAAACAATTGGCAAAGATGGGAAGCTGGTTACTTGCAATTCTGACTGGTGGGTTAGCGGATTTTTCCCAGGCGTTTTATGGTATTTGTATGAAAACAATCCTGAAGACAGCTTGAAACTTTGGGCAGAAAATTACACCTTGCGTGTTGAAGATCAGCAATTCACTACCGACAATCACGATGTTGGATTTATGATATTTTGTAGTTTTGGAAACGGCTATCGAATTACGGGTAATCCAAAATATAAAGAAGTGATTCACAATGCATCAAAATCGCTGATCACCCGGTTTAACCCAACCGTTGGTTGTATCCGATCGTGGGATTATGCACCATGGAGTGCCAAGTGGCAATACCCGGTAATTATCGACAATATGATGAATCTGGAATTGCTTGAATGGAGCGCCCAAACCTTTAACGATACTACATTCAGCCATGTAGCACGTACACACGCTAACACCACCATGGAAAATCATTTTCGTGATGATTACAGCAGTTACCATGTTATTTCGTACGATACCATAACCGGAGCAGTTGAAAAGAAAAATACCGCACAGGGATATTCTGACGATTCAGCGTGGGCACGCGGACAAGCATGGGGATTGTATGGTTACACCATGATGTACCGTGAAACGGGTAAGGAAAGCTATTTGGAACAAGCAAATCATATTGCGGACTTTATTATCAATCATCCAAATCTTCCTGAGGACAAAATTCCTTACTGGGACTTCGATGCACCGGATATTCCAAATACATTGCGCGACGCCTCGGCAGGTGCAATTATGTGTTCTGCCCTGTTGGAACTAAGTCAGTATGTAGCAGACTACAAAGCTAAATCGTATCTGAATGTAGCAAAAATACAAATCCGAACTTTAAGTTCCGACGAGTATCTGGCAAACCCCGGTGAGAATGCCAATTTTATTCTGAAACACAGCGTCGGGCACATGCCTAATCGCACCGAGATTGATGTTCCACTCACTTACGCTGATTATTATTTTGTTGAAGCTTTAATGCGAGCAAAAGAGTTAACAAAACAGGGGGAATTGTAG
- a CDS encoding RagB/SusD family nutrient uptake outer membrane protein, which produces MKTNKIYLILLIAITMIAVSCSEDFLDEKPMSSYAPETLTDEAGVEAALKGLHYNFGTIWTWAGRQGWNCVWQVGTDVCSPGGIEGVEIPFFKYEDLNSENGAVYYMWERCFLVINNANTALAAIGEDGDPAKIAEARFFRGYCYNILATLYGDVPLLVEATSSARTDLERTPVAQVNTQIIEDLKYAADNLPDINGTITESRANKHMAMQCLGEVYLRVDQPDLAETVLTKIINSGLFSLVEERYGIALDVDGDYFSDMFKFGNQRRSQGNSEAIWTFELEYTKNVAGGFTGAPQQRRNWVPAYHNVPGMTPYYDDVDDSFVHPYGGRGNGRMRPSNWVKYELYNDGDIRNSENNITRTFYYNSVGYSATWGVDANGYRVDKDSPNAVKVVEVHEGDTALIAASDTIEVAYPYTRKWDSFDPDDQWGWTNIKDFPMMRFGETYLLRAEARFKQNNTSGAAEDINVLRDRAFKAARAESGNSDLGKVSSSDIDLDFILDERARELFAEENRRMTLMRTGTLVERTALNTESTIKGTISGVSSNNLLFPIPLSEIQRNKDVQWDQNPGYN; this is translated from the coding sequence ATGAAAACGAATAAAATATATTTAATATTACTGATAGCTATTACAATGATAGCTGTCTCATGTAGCGAAGACTTTTTGGATGAAAAACCAATGTCGTCGTATGCTCCTGAAACTTTAACTGACGAAGCCGGTGTTGAAGCAGCGTTGAAAGGATTACACTACAACTTTGGAACAATATGGACCTGGGCAGGCCGACAAGGCTGGAACTGCGTGTGGCAGGTAGGAACCGATGTTTGTTCTCCCGGAGGAATTGAAGGCGTTGAAATTCCATTCTTTAAATATGAAGATTTAAACTCGGAAAATGGCGCTGTTTACTACATGTGGGAAAGATGTTTTCTGGTAATTAACAATGCCAATACTGCACTTGCAGCAATTGGCGAGGATGGCGATCCTGCAAAAATTGCAGAAGCCAGATTTTTCCGTGGTTACTGTTATAATATTCTTGCCACACTTTATGGCGATGTTCCTTTACTTGTTGAAGCAACATCATCAGCACGCACCGACCTCGAGCGTACTCCGGTGGCACAGGTAAACACTCAAATCATTGAAGATTTAAAATATGCCGCTGATAACTTACCCGACATTAACGGTACAATAACGGAAAGCCGCGCTAATAAACATATGGCTATGCAGTGTTTAGGAGAAGTATACTTACGTGTTGACCAACCAGACCTGGCAGAAACTGTTTTAACCAAAATTATCAACAGTGGTTTATTTAGCTTGGTTGAAGAACGTTATGGTATTGCTTTAGATGTGGATGGCGACTATTTCAGCGATATGTTTAAATTCGGAAACCAGCGTCGTTCGCAGGGAAATTCAGAAGCTATCTGGACATTCGAACTGGAATATACAAAAAATGTGGCCGGTGGTTTTACCGGAGCTCCTCAGCAGCGTCGTAACTGGGTGCCTGCTTACCACAATGTGCCTGGAATGACACCATATTATGATGATGTTGATGACAGTTTTGTACATCCTTACGGAGGTCGTGGTAATGGTCGTATGCGCCCAAGCAACTGGGTGAAGTACGAGTTATACAATGATGGCGACATCCGTAATTCGGAAAACAACATTACCCGAACCTTCTATTACAATTCAGTTGGCTATAGTGCTACCTGGGGTGTAGATGCCAACGGTTACAGAGTTGACAAAGATTCACCCAATGCGGTTAAGGTAGTTGAAGTTCATGAAGGCGATACTGCCTTAATTGCAGCAAGCGACACCATCGAGGTAGCATATCCATACACCCGCAAATGGGACTCATTCGATCCGGATGATCAGTGGGGTTGGACAAATATCAAAGATTTCCCGATGATGCGTTTTGGTGAAACTTACCTGCTTCGTGCTGAAGCTCGTTTTAAACAAAACAACACAAGCGGAGCAGCTGAAGATATTAATGTTTTACGCGATCGTGCTTTTAAAGCTGCCCGTGCAGAAAGTGGAAACAGCGACCTTGGAAAAGTATCTTCATCAGATATCGACCTTGATTTTATTCTGGACGAACGTGCCCGCGAATTGTTTGCTGAGGAAAACCGCCGCATGACATTGATGAGAACCGGAACCTTAGTGGAGCGGACAGCACTGAATACAGAAAGTACCATTAAAGGTACCATTAGTGGAGTAAGTAGCAACAACCTGTTGTTCCCTATTCCATTAAGCGAAATTCAACGTAACAAAGATGTTCAGTGGGATCAAAATCCTGGATATAATTAG